The Ovis aries strain OAR_USU_Benz2616 breed Rambouillet chromosome 6, ARS-UI_Ramb_v3.0, whole genome shotgun sequence genome includes a window with the following:
- the HS3ST1 gene encoding heparan sulfate glucosamine 3-O-sulfotransferase 1, whose protein sequence is MAPLLLGAVMLVAQLQLVPSRPAVVPGNEPGQPELVRKAATLQEEIPDGAAPNGSSQQLPQTIIIGVRKGGTRALLEMLSLHPDVAAAENEVHFFDWEEHYSQGLGWYLSQMPFSAPHQLTVEKTPAYFTSPKVPERVHGMNPAIRLLLILRDPSERVLSDYTQVFYNHVQKRKPYPSIEEFLVRDGRLNVDYKALNRSLYHLHMENWLRFFPLRRIHIVDGDRLIRDPFPEIQKVERFLRLSPQINASNFYFNKTKGFYCLRDGGRDRCLHESKGRAHPQVDPRLLNKLHEYFHEPNKKFFELVGRTFDWH, encoded by the coding sequence ATGGCCCCGCTGCTCCTGGGCGCGGTGATGCTGGTGGCCCAGCTCCAGCTAGTGCCTTCCCGCCCCGCGGTGGTGCCAGGGAACGAGCCAGGCCAGCCGGAGCTGGTGCGGAAAGCGGCGACCCTCCAGGAGGAGATCCCCGACGGCGCAGCCCCCAATGGCTCCTCCCAGCAGCTGCCGCAGACCATCATCATCGGTGTGCGCAAGGGCGGTACCCGCGCGCTGTTGGAGATGCTCAGCCTGCATCCAGACGTGGCGGCTGCCGAGAACGAGGTGCATTTCTTCGACTGGGAGGAGCACTACAGCCAAGGCCTGGGCTGGTACCTCAGCCAGATGCCCTTCTCCGCCCCACACCAGCTAACGGTGGAAAAGACCCCCGCGTACTTCACGTCGCCCAAAGTGCCTGAGCGCGTGCACGGCATGAACCCGGCCATCCGGCTGCTGCTTATCCTGCGGGACCCGTCGGAGCGCGTGCTATCCGACTACACCCAAGTGTTCTACAACCACGTGCAGAAGCGCAAGCCCTACCCGTCCATCGAGGAGTTCCTGGTGCGCGACGGCCGCCTCAACGTGGACTACAAGGCTCTCAACCGCAGCCTGTACCACCTGCACATGGAAAACTGGCTGCGTTTCTTCCCGCTGCGCCGCATCCACATCGTGGACGGCGACCGCCTCATCAGGGACCCCTTCCCCGAGATCCAGAAGGTGGAGCGGTTCCTGAGGCTGTCGCCGCAGATCAACGCCTCCAATTTCTACTTTAACAAAACCAAGGGGTTCTACTGCCTGAGGGACGGCGGCCGGGACCGCTGCTTACACGAGTCCAAAGGCCGGGCGCACCCCCAAGTGGACCCCAGACTCCTCAATAAACTGCACGAATATTTTCATGAGCCAAATAAGAAATTCTTTGAGCTTGTCGGCAGAACATTTGACtggcactga